ATAGTAGCACCTCAAAGTTGTATACTTTGGATAATGAATTGattcaaatgtttttatatactaCAACATTCAAacgataaataaatacaatgaagaaaatgtttttaacgCATACTTTAATTACACATGAATAACGATtgcagatatatgtacatggaaTAAGTTATGATATTATGTTGCATCAACATTATATTAGCAACATTTTAACTTTTGTTTCAGTATTTAGTAGGATAGTACTTTGAAACTCTGGCAGCACTCTCAATTTATTGTTTCTGTGGGGAACATAATAAagaacttaaaattttgaaaaggttACATCAAGATACCGGTacgcatttaaaaattaattactggCGTTAATACTATATATTTCTATGAAAGATCCGGACGGTACTGTAAATAGAATAATGGATTTATGTGGTAAATAGAAACTATAATTGTTtgtaagtgaaaaaatattgttaaacatAAATTCTGATTGTAGTAGTAGCTTCTAACgttaaagtgaaagaaaaaaggGAACGGCAACCAAATTGGACCGAAGCCGAAAAACAATTGCTACTATCTCTTACGCGTATTCACcaagttattttagaaaataaaggaAGTGATACAATGACAATTAAGAAGAAATCGGAGGCATGGGATGATATAGCAACTAATATGCGGGCTGCAGGCTATCAGCGATCAAAAGATAGGTTGAAACAGCAATTGGGTCGTATACGTGCAGCTGAGgctaaaaaagtgaaagatgcATTAGCAAAGAGTTATGTACAAGAGAGTAAACATCTGGTATTACCTGGATGTTCATCGGGTAATATGGAAGTGTTATTCGAtttaataaattagtaaaaaaaaaatattttatttcatttacagCTCAAGACGCGACAATAAATGTGCAAAATTTTCACGTTATGCCACCACCAATTCAAGAGGTcgcaataaaaattgaaaaggcAATTTCATTAGACGATTTTGAAACATCGTCTTCcgataagc
The sequence above is drawn from the Bactrocera tryoni isolate S06 chromosome 1, CSIRO_BtryS06_freeze2, whole genome shotgun sequence genome and encodes:
- the LOC120782227 gene encoding uncharacterized protein LOC120782227 isoform X1, which encodes MKDPDGTVNRIMDLCVVASNVKVKEKRERQPNWTEAEKQLLLSLTRIHQVILENKGSDTMTIKKKSEAWDDIATNMRAAGYQRSKDRLKQQLGRIRAAEAKKVKDALAKSYVQESKHLVLPGCSSAQDATINVQNFHVMPPPIQEVAIKIEKAISLDDFETSSSDKQINKNENEYFSLADPISASMPINHGVIKRMYEDSQFINVTSSPMVKTGTGESKNQMQNMPTSHNGKYKCNCKSKRLRHIRLRINGHSPRTRSQRIRQLHLYRVAVERERLKMLRMQQKRDHIFYRKDKQIQNLKLQILHNLALNRINHINFS
- the LOC120782227 gene encoding uncharacterized protein LOC120782227 isoform X2; amino-acid sequence: MKDPDGTVNRIMDLCVASNVKVKEKRERQPNWTEAEKQLLLSLTRIHQVILENKGSDTMTIKKKSEAWDDIATNMRAAGYQRSKDRLKQQLGRIRAAEAKKVKDALAKSYVQESKHLVLPGCSSAQDATINVQNFHVMPPPIQEVAIKIEKAISLDDFETSSSDKQINKNENEYFSLADPISASMPINHGVIKRMYEDSQFINVTSSPMVKTGTGESKNQMQNMPTSHNGKYKCNCKSKRLRHIRLRINGHSPRTRSQRIRQLHLYRVAVERERLKMLRMQQKRDHIFYRKDKQIQNLKLQILHNLALNRINHINFS